The Caulifigura coniformis genome includes a region encoding these proteins:
- a CDS encoding glycosyltransferase family 39 protein — MLSAARIVAIVAVALITAAVACALLAAVPFDVIRPLGGAIRRVEDVTAERHARMIQVCLAYATGCGLSAVLLWRRRKEAAHWIAEAAQEFAAAVGRLPATLGSWGILVWVLFALGLGLRGMHLNDSMAYDESYTFNNLARQSLIVGIADYNSTNNHLLNTLLMHFSWRVFGDAEWALRLPVFVVGTLLLPLLWIWGSRWAGRPTAIVALALAAVSPLLTTYSADARGYILVTAAVLALDDAASRLFESGASKRLAWLQIVLAASFGLCAMPIMLYALVSVAGWVTVRTLFRLDRPVAPGVYRGDLEPSPSRGKPSVAASVFGNALMTHRWPLIAGGLTFCLIVGTMYAPAYIFRGGSAMRDKILEPISLANQLAAQWSSLRGGWEWCTAGFPPGWAWMTGVILGVLFFRSTGADRIRWLALPVSMLLLHLLGQVAPPPRVYIILLPFAALLASAGWVATLSRRKQHVALAGVILACIVAIGGTVYAATHPVLIFPAERTSFVSTRESMLELKSQIAADSSHPHRLIAPLPCDLPSIYYRDREHIPVEINGTPKPDDVLWLLARHGESPSQVLTSPLINLPNEEAHRPPFEKVATFRTLVLYRSPPGR; from the coding sequence GTGCTGAGTGCTGCTCGAATCGTCGCGATTGTCGCGGTGGCCCTGATCACCGCGGCAGTCGCCTGCGCGCTGCTGGCGGCGGTCCCCTTCGACGTGATCCGGCCGCTGGGCGGCGCCATCCGACGGGTTGAGGACGTCACGGCCGAACGCCATGCCCGAATGATCCAGGTCTGCCTGGCGTACGCGACCGGGTGCGGCCTTTCGGCCGTGCTGTTGTGGAGGCGGCGGAAGGAGGCGGCACACTGGATCGCCGAGGCCGCTCAAGAGTTTGCGGCCGCCGTCGGAAGACTTCCGGCGACTCTGGGCAGCTGGGGCATCCTCGTGTGGGTTCTGTTCGCCCTGGGTCTCGGGCTCCGGGGGATGCACCTCAATGATTCGATGGCCTACGACGAATCGTACACGTTCAACAACCTGGCGCGGCAATCGTTGATCGTCGGCATCGCCGACTACAACAGTACGAACAACCACCTCCTGAACACCCTTTTGATGCACTTTTCCTGGCGGGTTTTCGGGGATGCGGAATGGGCGCTCCGTCTGCCGGTGTTCGTCGTCGGGACGCTCCTGCTTCCACTGCTCTGGATCTGGGGCTCGCGTTGGGCGGGACGACCGACGGCCATCGTCGCCCTGGCGCTTGCGGCCGTCTCCCCGCTGTTGACTACCTATTCAGCAGATGCCCGCGGCTACATCCTTGTGACTGCGGCCGTTCTCGCCCTTGATGATGCGGCCTCGCGCCTCTTTGAGTCCGGGGCGTCAAAGCGGCTGGCCTGGCTGCAGATCGTCCTCGCGGCGTCGTTCGGCCTGTGTGCGATGCCGATCATGCTTTACGCCCTCGTCAGTGTCGCCGGCTGGGTCACGGTGCGCACGCTCTTTCGACTCGATCGCCCGGTCGCGCCAGGCGTGTACCGCGGCGACCTCGAGCCTTCCCCGTCGCGAGGGAAGCCGTCCGTCGCAGCTTCCGTGTTCGGGAATGCCCTGATGACGCACCGCTGGCCCCTGATCGCCGGCGGCCTGACGTTCTGCCTGATCGTGGGAACGATGTACGCGCCGGCCTACATTTTTCGAGGCGGCTCCGCGATGCGCGACAAGATCCTCGAACCGATTTCGCTGGCCAACCAGTTGGCGGCCCAGTGGTCGAGCCTGCGTGGCGGATGGGAATGGTGCACGGCCGGATTCCCGCCGGGGTGGGCCTGGATGACAGGCGTGATCCTGGGAGTTCTTTTCTTCCGTTCGACAGGGGCTGATCGCATTCGCTGGCTGGCCCTGCCGGTCTCCATGCTGCTGCTGCACCTGCTTGGCCAGGTCGCTCCGCCGCCGCGCGTGTATATCATCCTGCTTCCCTTCGCGGCTCTCCTTGCTTCCGCCGGCTGGGTCGCCACGCTCTCCCGTCGCAAGCAGCACGTTGCGCTGGCGGGTGTGATCCTCGCCTGCATCGTCGCGATCGGCGGAACGGTCTACGCGGCGACTCATCCGGTCCTGATTTTTCCGGCCGAACGGACAAGCTTCGTCTCGACGCGTGAATCGATGCTGGAACTGAAATCCCAGATCGCGGCCGATTCTTCGCATCCGCACCGGCTCATCGCGCCGCTCCCGTGCGATCTCCCCTCGATCTACTACCGCGACCGCGAGCACATTCCGGTCGAGATCAACGGAACACCCAAACCGGACGACGTGCTCTGGCTGCTGGCACGCCATGGCGAATCGCCGTCCCAGGTGCTGACGTCGCCTCTCATCAATCTGCCGAACGAAGAGGCTCACCGCCCCCCCTTCGAGAAGGTCGCGACGTTCCGAACGCTCGTCCTGTACCGCTCGCCGCCCGGGCGCTGA
- a CDS encoding ThuA domain-containing protein has translation MLVRFLLALGFAFASFGVADEGQAAGPKKIVIVAGEKSHGPEGNRIHDYAWTARLLKASLEASNVKDAVRVVYVRDGWPKDSAVLADADSILVVSDGRDGDKYSEAPHLESPERVAEVQKLIDRGCGLCVLHFSTFAPDKYATQVLDWTGGYFDWEENGERKWYSAIKTLEADVIPVGGKHAALSGLRPWKMKEEFYFNLRFAEGASSNPAGTTYVSGVPTRTHADGSSTQTLLVVPATEGRDDWGITVAWARERKNGGRGFGTTCGHFYDNWSHDDFRKLVLNALVWSAHADVPPKGVDGPFLSRAAIMSAIGEPFDPKAAGEESPASEKKTTQSRSENEPALAATRQGSASAPIRLISQKSDVPPVDDAPIRVLMFAGNDAHKWHNWEKTTPVIKKLLEIDPRITVDVSNNIEDLATKLAPGPDEKRSYDVVIQNYVNWHDNTPLSAASKSAFVDFIDNGGGLILVHFANGAFHFSLPEAGGSDWPEYRKIVRRVWNHDGPESKRSAHDPFKPMSVRPSKLKHEITKGLASFKLTDELYFSQAGEEPIEPLITAKSAITKRDEPLAWAYDFGQGRVFQTLLGHSEQTYDAFEAREMLRRAVAWSARRKVIPTPVDKDTSVAKKKVNHWGTDQVGFDWSEADSEDDRWKNSEIGNFLASIVPFNTNAIGKDIKDSQLAEKGLTIKVGGKDDGAVCYDTGRGQMRAAWTGGFLKFHPRRYGIIEAPHPDGVPLFTSSKHPGFTGAEAKPAEFHYRGLWRTGDRTVLNWEVNGTTVLETPWLQQVDGVPVLTRTFRVEAGDQPVSVALLKDGPNYGVLKVGDHRVLQSREAGQSPAFAIEERPGVSLSHPGDFRSLTLDFAPRTQPVEVTLLTWLSTVDKDQAGETVPSAVPAAASVDLTTFKNPGPSQWTAPLVTKGVRGVESGSFAVDTVTIPFENPYQAMFFVTGHDFLTPDVAAICTVHGDVWLVSGLAGDWSELKWKRYATGMFQPLGLVVRKRLSPPPAEAANAKESLTSPFDILVLCRDHIARLHDLNADDEADYYEVFNEEVTTSPGGHDYVTCLEQDRTGSLYYIHALEGIIRVSPDGRYKEVIGTGYRNPNGLGVSPDGDITVAPQEGNWTPSSGVFEVHPGSYGGFGGPKVQSGRPLGYDPPLCWIPRRLDNSSGGQVTVTSDKWGPLEGKLLHLSYGQCTVHLVLREDIHGVGQGGTIKLSPQFESGVCRGRFSPFDGQLYVSGLRGWTTSATQDGCFQRMRYTGRPVHLPVGVGTLKNGLTLTFSDTLDRESAEDPDNYFAEQWNVTYRAEYGSPEFKISNPKEEGRDPVDIESATLLEDGRTVFLEIPDIQPVSQLSLSYTLTAKDGAKIDQTYVHTIHLVRDAPFDPAKITRRAPKGQLSAEEEQSLKPGFYWQFSNGTEGAEKVISQRPSRMASLSVPDGQSPSSAFLAARPGAEKLGPYLASGTGFLHLPLKTAARFELIGVGSAGLEVNGQEVIPVSPLDGQSGAQVALHKGYNRIRVTYRSPSEGGSMVRLLWAPEGQVVESLPPEALFYSGSAETWWDEMVRRPRVMIDSLHCRNCHSGIEPATIPLRGAPSLENAGGRLQASWIAAWILDPKAHRKDATMPAMLGGFEQQADRQQAARDVAAWLSSLGGRSANGSSAAADEASHRRGRQLFEDLGCIVCHRLTPNADEDEWNRQSLTEVAYKFQPGQLERFISEPHRHFPTSYMADFRLTAKEAGDLSGFLIAESLKNPVEGLEPAGEAQADKKRGRELFGSLGCRQCHTAEAGDQLATERIDLKDEAGGLVVHLPARGCLGDDPADWRNRTSRLPIPDFGFTEEQAERIATVWCMQEKPSAAETSKRLMKAMHCQACHDRDGVKSARMQIIAEESETGIVPESLPALTWTGERLQTGWMEDFIAGRVKAKPREWLKARMPAFPAYAGAIAQGIAAEHGLAPTRPEAMKANAELAAAGKELLGSAGLDCRQCHGLGDAPPTGDKNTLLAPGINFTLVKDRIQPGFYHRWMLDPPRYDANTRMPKLAPDGKTTKVTKYFDGDAKKQFEAIWEYLQTP, from the coding sequence ATGCTTGTTCGTTTCCTGCTCGCCCTCGGATTTGCCTTCGCCTCCTTCGGAGTTGCCGACGAGGGCCAGGCCGCCGGCCCGAAGAAGATCGTCATCGTCGCTGGTGAAAAAAGCCACGGCCCGGAAGGGAACCGCATTCACGACTACGCCTGGACAGCCCGGCTGCTCAAAGCCTCGCTGGAGGCCTCGAACGTCAAAGACGCCGTTCGCGTCGTCTACGTCCGCGACGGCTGGCCGAAGGATTCCGCAGTGCTTGCGGACGCCGATTCGATCCTCGTCGTCTCCGACGGCCGTGACGGCGACAAGTATTCGGAAGCTCCGCACCTCGAATCGCCCGAGCGCGTGGCCGAGGTTCAAAAACTGATCGACCGCGGGTGTGGACTCTGCGTCCTGCACTTTTCGACGTTCGCCCCCGACAAGTACGCGACCCAGGTGCTCGACTGGACCGGCGGGTATTTCGACTGGGAAGAGAACGGCGAGCGGAAATGGTACTCGGCGATCAAGACGCTCGAGGCGGATGTGATTCCGGTCGGCGGAAAGCACGCGGCGTTGTCGGGACTGCGTCCGTGGAAGATGAAGGAGGAGTTCTATTTCAATCTGAGGTTTGCCGAAGGCGCGTCGTCGAATCCCGCGGGCACGACATACGTCTCGGGAGTTCCCACCCGGACGCACGCCGATGGTTCCAGCACTCAGACGCTGCTCGTTGTCCCGGCAACGGAGGGCCGCGACGACTGGGGCATCACCGTCGCCTGGGCTCGCGAACGTAAGAACGGCGGCCGCGGCTTCGGCACCACCTGCGGACATTTCTACGACAACTGGTCACACGACGATTTCCGCAAGCTGGTCCTCAACGCCCTTGTCTGGAGCGCCCACGCCGATGTCCCCCCAAAGGGCGTCGACGGCCCGTTCCTCTCCCGCGCCGCGATCATGTCCGCCATCGGCGAGCCCTTCGATCCCAAGGCCGCCGGCGAGGAGTCTCCGGCTTCTGAAAAGAAAACGACCCAATCTCGATCGGAGAACGAACCCGCGTTAGCCGCGACCCGCCAGGGGAGCGCGTCCGCCCCCATCCGCCTCATCTCCCAGAAATCCGACGTCCCCCCCGTCGACGACGCCCCCATCCGCGTCCTGATGTTCGCTGGCAACGATGCCCACAAGTGGCACAACTGGGAAAAGACGACCCCCGTCATCAAGAAACTGCTCGAGATCGATCCCCGCATCACCGTCGACGTCTCGAACAACATCGAAGACCTCGCGACGAAGCTGGCGCCAGGTCCGGACGAAAAGCGGTCGTATGACGTCGTCATCCAGAACTACGTCAACTGGCACGACAACACGCCCCTCAGCGCGGCGTCGAAGTCGGCCTTCGTCGATTTCATCGACAACGGCGGCGGCCTGATCCTCGTTCACTTCGCGAACGGGGCGTTCCACTTTTCGCTTCCGGAAGCCGGCGGTTCCGACTGGCCCGAATACCGGAAGATCGTGCGGCGCGTGTGGAATCACGACGGGCCGGAATCGAAACGCAGTGCTCATGATCCGTTCAAGCCGATGTCGGTGCGGCCGAGCAAGCTGAAGCATGAAATCACGAAGGGACTGGCCAGTTTCAAGCTCACCGATGAACTCTATTTCTCACAGGCCGGCGAGGAGCCGATTGAACCGCTGATCACGGCCAAGTCGGCCATCACCAAGAGGGATGAGCCGCTTGCCTGGGCGTACGACTTCGGCCAGGGCCGGGTTTTCCAGACGCTCCTCGGCCACAGCGAGCAGACGTACGACGCCTTCGAGGCCCGCGAGATGCTGCGCCGGGCGGTCGCGTGGTCGGCCAGGCGGAAAGTCATCCCCACGCCGGTCGACAAGGACACGTCGGTCGCGAAAAAGAAGGTGAATCACTGGGGGACGGACCAGGTCGGGTTTGACTGGAGCGAGGCCGATTCCGAGGACGACCGCTGGAAGAATTCGGAGATCGGCAACTTCCTCGCGTCGATCGTCCCGTTCAACACGAACGCGATCGGCAAGGACATCAAGGACAGTCAGCTCGCTGAAAAAGGGCTGACGATCAAGGTGGGCGGGAAGGATGACGGGGCCGTCTGCTACGACACGGGCCGCGGTCAGATGCGGGCCGCCTGGACCGGCGGCTTTCTCAAGTTCCATCCGCGGCGATACGGCATCATCGAGGCGCCGCATCCCGACGGCGTCCCGCTGTTTACGTCCTCGAAGCACCCCGGTTTTACGGGGGCAGAGGCGAAGCCGGCGGAATTCCACTACCGGGGCCTCTGGCGCACGGGTGACCGGACCGTGCTGAACTGGGAGGTCAACGGGACGACCGTCCTGGAGACGCCCTGGCTGCAACAGGTGGACGGCGTCCCGGTGCTGACGCGCACCTTTCGCGTCGAGGCGGGCGACCAGCCGGTCAGCGTTGCGCTGCTGAAAGACGGCCCGAACTACGGCGTTCTCAAGGTCGGCGATCATCGAGTCCTGCAATCGAGGGAGGCCGGTCAGTCGCCGGCCTTCGCGATCGAAGAACGGCCGGGAGTGTCACTCAGTCATCCCGGAGACTTCCGTTCCCTGACGCTCGACTTTGCGCCGCGCACGCAGCCCGTCGAAGTCACTCTGCTCACCTGGCTGTCGACCGTCGACAAGGATCAGGCCGGCGAGACCGTTCCATCGGCGGTTCCTGCTGCCGCGTCGGTTGATCTAACGACGTTCAAGAACCCCGGGCCGTCTCAATGGACCGCTCCTCTCGTTACCAAAGGTGTCCGCGGCGTTGAGTCGGGCAGCTTCGCGGTCGACACCGTGACGATTCCCTTCGAAAACCCATACCAGGCGATGTTCTTTGTCACCGGGCATGACTTCCTCACGCCTGATGTCGCCGCGATCTGCACCGTCCACGGCGATGTCTGGCTCGTCAGCGGCCTCGCCGGAGACTGGTCGGAACTCAAATGGAAGCGTTACGCGACGGGCATGTTCCAGCCGCTGGGCCTCGTGGTCCGGAAGCGTCTGTCGCCCCCGCCGGCGGAAGCTGCGAATGCGAAGGAGTCCCTTACCAGCCCGTTCGACATCCTCGTTCTCTGCCGGGACCACATCGCCCGGCTGCACGATCTCAATGCCGACGACGAGGCCGACTACTACGAAGTATTCAACGAGGAGGTCACGACGTCCCCCGGCGGTCACGACTACGTCACCTGCCTCGAGCAGGACCGCACGGGGAGTCTCTACTACATCCACGCCCTCGAAGGGATCATCCGCGTCTCGCCGGATGGCCGCTACAAAGAGGTCATCGGAACAGGCTACCGCAATCCGAACGGGCTCGGCGTCAGCCCCGATGGCGACATTACCGTTGCTCCCCAGGAAGGAAACTGGACTCCATCCTCCGGCGTCTTTGAAGTCCATCCCGGCAGCTACGGCGGCTTCGGCGGCCCGAAGGTGCAGTCCGGCCGCCCACTCGGCTACGACCCGCCCCTCTGCTGGATTCCCCGCCGCCTCGACAACTCCAGCGGCGGACAGGTGACGGTCACCAGCGACAAATGGGGCCCTCTCGAAGGCAAGCTGCTGCATCTGTCGTACGGGCAGTGCACAGTCCACCTCGTTCTCCGTGAAGACATCCACGGCGTCGGGCAGGGGGGAACGATCAAGCTCTCTCCCCAGTTCGAATCCGGCGTCTGCCGCGGACGGTTCAGCCCGTTCGACGGGCAGCTCTATGTGAGCGGACTCCGGGGATGGACGACCTCGGCCACGCAGGATGGGTGCTTCCAGCGCATGCGCTACACCGGAAGGCCGGTCCACCTTCCCGTGGGCGTGGGGACGCTCAAGAACGGACTGACGCTCACGTTCTCCGACACCCTCGACCGCGAGAGCGCCGAAGATCCCGATAACTACTTCGCCGAACAGTGGAACGTCACCTACCGGGCGGAATACGGCTCGCCCGAATTCAAGATCTCGAATCCTAAGGAAGAAGGCCGCGACCCCGTCGATATCGAGTCGGCCACGCTGCTCGAAGACGGCCGGACCGTGTTCCTCGAGATTCCGGACATCCAGCCGGTGAGCCAGCTTTCACTCTCGTACACGCTCACTGCAAAAGACGGCGCCAAGATCGACCAGACGTACGTCCACACGATCCACCTCGTGCGCGATGCGCCGTTCGACCCCGCAAAGATCACCCGCCGCGCGCCGAAAGGGCAGCTTTCGGCCGAGGAAGAACAAAGCCTCAAACCCGGTTTCTACTGGCAGTTTTCCAACGGGACAGAGGGCGCCGAAAAAGTCATCTCTCAGCGTCCTTCCCGGATGGCCTCTCTGTCCGTGCCCGACGGGCAGTCGCCCAGCTCCGCGTTTCTGGCGGCCCGTCCCGGCGCCGAAAAACTCGGACCGTATCTCGCTTCCGGAACCGGATTCCTGCACTTGCCGCTCAAGACGGCGGCACGGTTCGAGTTGATCGGCGTCGGCTCGGCCGGACTGGAAGTGAATGGGCAGGAGGTGATTCCCGTTTCGCCGCTCGACGGCCAGTCCGGCGCTCAGGTCGCTCTCCACAAGGGCTACAACCGCATTCGAGTCACCTACCGTTCGCCTTCGGAAGGGGGCTCCATGGTCCGGTTGCTCTGGGCTCCCGAGGGCCAGGTGGTCGAATCGCTTCCGCCGGAGGCGTTGTTCTATTCGGGCAGCGCCGAGACGTGGTGGGACGAAATGGTTCGTCGCCCGCGTGTGATGATCGACTCGCTGCACTGCCGCAACTGCCACTCGGGAATCGAGCCCGCCACGATTCCGCTCCGGGGGGCGCCGTCCCTCGAAAACGCCGGAGGCCGATTGCAGGCATCTTGGATCGCGGCCTGGATCCTCGATCCGAAGGCCCACCGGAAAGACGCCACGATGCCCGCCATGCTCGGCGGTTTCGAACAGCAGGCCGATCGACAGCAGGCCGCCCGCGACGTCGCCGCGTGGCTCTCGTCGCTCGGAGGGCGAAGCGCCAACGGCTCCTCAGCGGCCGCGGACGAAGCGTCTCATCGAAGAGGTCGCCAGCTCTTCGAAGATCTCGGCTGCATCGTCTGCCATCGGCTCACGCCCAATGCCGACGAGGACGAGTGGAACCGGCAGTCGCTGACGGAAGTGGCCTACAAGTTCCAGCCGGGCCAGCTCGAGCGGTTCATCAGCGAGCCGCACAGGCATTTTCCGACGTCCTACATGGCCGACTTCCGCCTCACAGCGAAGGAGGCGGGGGATCTTTCCGGCTTCCTGATCGCCGAGTCGCTCAAGAACCCGGTCGAGGGACTCGAACCGGCCGGCGAAGCACAGGCCGATAAGAAGCGCGGCCGGGAACTGTTCGGTTCGCTCGGATGCCGCCAATGCCACACGGCTGAAGCGGGCGACCAGCTTGCCACTGAACGGATCGATCTCAAAGACGAAGCGGGCGGATTGGTTGTCCACCTGCCTGCCCGCGGTTGCCTGGGGGATGACCCTGCTGACTGGCGGAACCGAACCAGCAGGTTGCCCATTCCCGATTTTGGTTTCACAGAGGAGCAGGCCGAGCGGATCGCGACGGTCTGGTGCATGCAGGAGAAGCCTTCAGCGGCGGAAACTTCGAAACGGCTGATGAAGGCGATGCACTGCCAGGCGTGTCACGACCGCGACGGCGTGAAGAGCGCCCGCATGCAGATCATCGCCGAGGAATCCGAAACCGGCATCGTCCCCGAATCCCTCCCGGCCCTCACCTGGACCGGAGAACGACTTCAGACCGGCTGGATGGAAGACTTCATCGCCGGACGCGTGAAAGCGAAACCGCGCGAATGGCTGAAGGCCCGCATGCCCGCCTTTCCGGCCTACGCCGGCGCCATCGCCCAAGGGATCGCCGCCGAGCACGGCCTCGCGCCGACCAGGCCTGAAGCTATGAAGGCGAATGCCGAACTGGCGGCCGCCGGCAAGGAACTGCTCGGTTCGGCCGGCCTCGACTGCCGTCAGTGTCACGGACTGGGAGACGCCCCGCCGACGGGTGACAAGAACACGTTGCTGGCGCCCGGGATCAATTTCACGCTGGTGAAGGATCGCATTCAGCCTGGCTTCTACCACCGCTGGATGCTCGACCCGCCGCGCTACGACGCGAACACCCGCATGCCGAAGCTCGCGCCGGACGGCAAAACGACGAAGGTCACAAAGTACTTCGATGGAGACGCGAAGAAGCAGTTCGAAGCGATCTGGGAATACCTCCAGACGCCCTGA
- a CDS encoding transthyretin-like family protein, protein MQIAKCRLISAVALALLAGCGSAETGPELVEVTGTVTMDGKPLENALVYFVPESGGMSSGMTDASGKFTLMYRGKTEGAVPGMSTVKVTKSDGEAGAELIPGVFNTASVIKRDVAKPGPNDFTIDLDKEKADARANRDRKPQA, encoded by the coding sequence ATGCAGATTGCAAAATGTCGATTGATCTCCGCCGTGGCGCTCGCCCTGTTGGCGGGATGCGGATCGGCCGAAACCGGCCCGGAACTCGTTGAAGTGACCGGGACAGTCACGATGGATGGCAAACCACTTGAGAATGCGCTCGTCTACTTCGTGCCAGAATCCGGCGGGATGTCGAGCGGCATGACCGACGCCAGCGGCAAGTTCACCCTGATGTATCGCGGCAAAACGGAGGGTGCGGTCCCCGGGATGAGCACCGTGAAAGTCACCAAGTCGGATGGAGAGGCCGGCGCCGAGCTGATCCCGGGCGTCTTCAACACGGCCAGCGTGATCAAACGCGACGTCGCCAAGCCCGGTCCGAACGATTTCACGATCGACCTGGACAAAGAGAAGGCCGACGCCAGAGCGAATCGCGATCGGAAGCCTCAGGCATAG
- a CDS encoding DUF1559 domain-containing protein — MLRAKRSGFTLIELLVVIAIIAILIALLLPAVQQAREAARRTQCKNNLKQFGLALHNYHDVHLVFPPATVNPGAAFCDTLIPTTSQVYNHTGYQMILPFLEQAPLYNQINFNLPSGNAQHSTSCTRTVGTPVTPNTNETVQNVMLSFMYCPSDTITDSPKNGAAGVYHGVNLHRTSYGFPAHAYEQQTLGTGTGAPFGSPGLSWRQATAPRRGIWWHNGAARIGDIKDGTSNTMLMAETVLRKQSLSYGPYWNAYTHTMYLVPSLDGINGIRGTDKYPYAWTVSSVHTGGVQLVMGDGTVKFMSENISQDIVNGAVSISNGEILGEF; from the coding sequence ATGTTACGCGCGAAACGTTCTGGCTTTACGCTGATTGAGCTTCTCGTCGTGATTGCGATCATCGCGATCCTGATTGCCCTTCTTCTTCCCGCAGTCCAGCAGGCCCGTGAGGCTGCCCGCCGGACGCAGTGCAAGAACAACCTGAAGCAGTTCGGGCTGGCGCTGCACAACTACCACGATGTGCACCTGGTGTTTCCGCCGGCGACGGTGAATCCCGGAGCCGCCTTCTGCGACACGCTGATCCCGACGACGTCGCAGGTTTACAATCACACGGGCTACCAGATGATTCTGCCCTTCCTGGAGCAGGCCCCGCTTTACAACCAGATCAACTTCAATCTCCCGTCGGGCAATGCACAACACAGCACCTCGTGCACCCGGACTGTGGGAACGCCCGTCACGCCCAACACCAACGAGACGGTGCAGAACGTGATGCTGTCGTTCATGTATTGTCCGAGCGACACCATCACTGACTCGCCGAAAAACGGTGCGGCCGGCGTGTATCATGGCGTCAACCTGCATCGGACGAGCTACGGTTTCCCCGCTCATGCCTATGAGCAACAGACGCTTGGCACCGGGACGGGCGCGCCGTTCGGTTCGCCGGGCCTGTCATGGCGGCAGGCGACCGCTCCGCGGCGGGGGATCTGGTGGCATAACGGAGCCGCACGGATCGGCGACATCAAGGACGGCACCAGCAACACCATGCTGATGGCCGAAACTGTGCTTCGGAAGCAGAGCTTGAGCTATGGGCCTTACTGGAATGCCTATACCCACACGATGTATCTCGTGCCCAGCCTGGACGGAATCAACGGCATCCGGGGGACTGACAAGTACCCGTACGCCTGGACCGTTTCGAGCGTTCACACCGGCGGCGTGCAGCTCGTGATGGGCGACGGCACGGTCAAGTTCATGAGCGAGAACATCTCGCAGGACATCGTGAACGGCGCCGTCTCGATCAGCAACGGCGAGATTCTCGGCGAGTTCTGA
- a CDS encoding DUF1559 domain-containing protein, translating to MLRSFRRGFTLIELLVVIAIIAILIALLLPAVQQAREAARRTQCKNNLKQFGLALHNYHDTVNVFPAANISPGAANCDGILIAPNRQILNHTAYQFILPYIEQAPLYNQINFNVPSGNAKHATGCGATAGTTWPNLTALDAVIAGFMCPSGSPNDTPSTDTNPGPYCRNRAHRTSYGLVAVGDEQGTGFGVSYRALAAANKSAWWHNGAAKIGEIQDGTSNTMMLIETPIRKQSLAYGPFWNQYTHAMFIQPRKGINVPHPTTPPQPYVYAWNAGSDHTGGAHILLGDGAVRFLSQNIDIGTINALASIKNGEVVGEF from the coding sequence ATGCTACGTAGTTTTCGTCGAGGCTTTACGTTGATCGAGTTGCTGGTCGTGATCGCGATCATCGCGATCCTGATTGCTCTTCTTCTTCCCGCTGTCCAGCAGGCCCGTGAGGCCGCCCGCCGGACGCAGTGCAAAAACAACCTGAAGCAGTTCGGGCTGGCATTGCACAACTACCACGACACGGTGAACGTGTTCCCGGCTGCCAACATCAGCCCGGGTGCAGCCAACTGTGACGGGATCCTGATCGCTCCCAACCGTCAGATCCTGAACCATACGGCCTACCAGTTCATCCTGCCGTACATCGAGCAGGCCCCGCTGTACAACCAGATCAACTTCAACGTGCCGTCCGGCAATGCCAAGCACGCGACAGGTTGCGGGGCGACGGCCGGCACGACCTGGCCCAACCTGACGGCGCTGGACGCGGTGATCGCCGGATTCATGTGTCCCTCGGGCAGCCCCAACGACACGCCAAGCACCGACACGAACCCTGGCCCGTACTGCCGCAACCGGGCTCATCGCACGAGCTATGGCCTGGTCGCCGTCGGCGACGAACAGGGAACCGGCTTCGGCGTCAGCTACCGCGCTCTGGCGGCTGCGAACAAGTCGGCCTGGTGGCACAACGGAGCCGCGAAGATCGGCGAGATCCAGGACGGAACGAGCAACACGATGATGCTGATCGAGACGCCGATCCGGAAGCAGAGCCTTGCATATGGACCGTTCTGGAACCAGTACACGCATGCGATGTTCATCCAGCCGCGGAAGGGGATCAACGTTCCGCACCCGACGACTCCGCCCCAGCCGTATGTGTACGCCTGGAACGCCGGCAGCGATCACACGGGTGGAGCCCACATCCTGCTGGGAGACGGCGCCGTCCGATTCCTCAGCCAGAACATCGATATCGGCACGATCAACGCGCTGGCGTCGATCAAGAACGGCGAGGTTGTTGGCGAGTTCTGA